Proteins encoded within one genomic window of Streptomyces profundus:
- a CDS encoding HGxxPAAW family protein, whose translation MAGKYHHGNTPAAWTGVIIAFIGFCVCSYFTVVAEPWGVAAGGVVLLLACVVGLVMRSMGLGQEPAVSRSPREPRESAAGSVDVPAQSSGEPKPAATT comes from the coding sequence ATGGCGGGCAAGTACCACCACGGCAACACCCCTGCCGCCTGGACCGGGGTGATCATCGCTTTCATCGGGTTCTGCGTCTGTAGCTACTTCACCGTTGTCGCCGAGCCGTGGGGCGTGGCCGCCGGCGGCGTGGTGCTCCTGCTGGCCTGCGTGGTCGGCCTGGTGATGCGCTCGATGGGCCTCGGCCAGGAGCCCGCCGTCTCCCGGAGCCCCAGGGAGCCGCGGGAGTCGGCCGCCGGATCGGTCGACGTCCCGGCGCAGTCCTCCGGCGAGCCCAAGCCGGCCGCCACCACCTGA
- a CDS encoding glycosyltransferase family 2 protein: MSNHSSARGDVVLPCLNEAEALPWVLDRIPDGWNAVVVDNGSTDDSARIAEQLGARVVFEPRRGFGAACHAGLRAATAELVAFCDCDASLDPTELPRVAAPVVDGEADLVLARRQPTERGAWPLHARVGNQALSRLVRRRTGLRLHDLGPMRVARRADLLALDLTDRRSGYPLQMVVRAADAGWRVVETDVPYLPRVGTSKVTGTWRGTWHAVHDMREVLS; encoded by the coding sequence GTGAGTAACCATTCATCCGCGCGGGGCGACGTGGTACTGCCCTGCCTGAACGAGGCCGAGGCCCTTCCCTGGGTCCTCGACCGCATCCCTGACGGCTGGAACGCCGTCGTGGTGGACAACGGCTCCACGGACGACTCGGCCCGTATCGCCGAACAGCTGGGCGCGCGCGTGGTGTTCGAACCGCGCCGTGGCTTCGGCGCCGCCTGCCACGCCGGACTCCGCGCCGCCACCGCCGAGCTGGTGGCGTTCTGCGACTGCGACGCCTCCCTCGACCCCACCGAGCTGCCCCGGGTGGCCGCCCCGGTGGTTGACGGCGAGGCCGATCTGGTGCTGGCCAGACGCCAGCCCACCGAAAGAGGGGCCTGGCCGCTGCACGCCAGGGTCGGCAACCAGGCGCTCTCCCGGCTGGTGCGTCGCCGCACGGGGCTGAGACTCCACGATCTCGGCCCGATGCGGGTGGCCCGCAGAGCGGACCTGTTGGCGCTCGACCTCACCGACCGGCGCAGCGGCTATCCGCTCCAGATGGTGGTGCGCGCGGCCGACGCCGGCTGGCGGGTGGTCGAGACCGACGTGCCCTATCTGCCCCGCGTCGGCACCTCCAAGGTGACCGGCACCTGGCGGGGCACCTGGCACGCCGTTCACGACATGCGGGAGGTGCTCAGTTGA
- a CDS encoding TIGR04282 family arsenosugar biosynthesis glycosyltransferase yields MPLPPVGPTTLLVIAKEPVPGRVKTRLTPPFSPAEAAGIAAAALADTLEALLLTPASRRVLVLEGRPGPWLPPGYRVVPQCAGGLDERIAAAFAGCTGPTLLVGMDTPQLTPQLLAPATGLDSWPPGRAWLGPAEDGGFWALGMAEPRPELVRGVPMSTARTGEEQRRRLLAAGLDVRTLPPLHDVDTARDAERVAAAHPGGRFAAALAALAGGAERRPVGAAPHKGGGR; encoded by the coding sequence ATGCCCCTTCCACCGGTGGGTCCCACGACCCTGCTGGTCATCGCCAAGGAGCCGGTGCCCGGCCGGGTCAAGACCCGGCTGACCCCGCCGTTCAGCCCGGCCGAGGCCGCCGGGATCGCGGCGGCGGCCCTGGCCGACACCCTGGAAGCCCTGCTCCTGACGCCGGCCAGCCGCCGGGTCCTGGTGCTCGAAGGGCGCCCCGGCCCCTGGCTGCCCCCCGGCTACCGGGTGGTGCCGCAGTGCGCCGGCGGCCTCGACGAGCGGATCGCCGCCGCGTTCGCCGGGTGTACCGGGCCCACCCTGTTGGTGGGCATGGACACTCCGCAGCTGACCCCGCAGCTGCTGGCCCCGGCGACCGGGCTCGACAGCTGGCCGCCGGGGCGGGCCTGGCTCGGCCCGGCCGAGGACGGCGGGTTCTGGGCCCTCGGCATGGCCGAACCCCGCCCCGAACTGGTGCGCGGTGTGCCGATGTCCACCGCCCGCACCGGCGAGGAACAGCGCCGGCGGCTGCTCGCCGCCGGGCTCGACGTCCGCACCCTGCCGCCGCTGCACGATGTCGACACGGCCAGGGACGCGGAACGGGTCGCCGCCGCGCACCCGGGCGGCCGGTTCGCCGCCGCGCTCGCCGCCCTGGCCGGCGGCGCCGAGCGGCGGCCCGTCGGGGCGGCCCCCCACAAGGGAGGGGGGCGATGA
- a CDS encoding TIGR02234 family membrane protein, which produces MTRDPSHSPSARATRRALGLALLFGAAGAAVVLISAGQTWGEGDAQGGGAELPVTASGSAVSGLPSALALVGLAALVAVFAVRGTGRVVVASALALSGAGSIGAALLGAGDTKALDGVAVETIGITDVAVTSVSHTGWPWLSALGGLLLLCAGLLALSYGRHWPAMSSRYERAGRYERGGRYDRGGRDAGDQDRPEDIWRALDRGEDPT; this is translated from the coding sequence GTGACCCGTGACCCCTCCCACAGCCCGAGCGCCAGGGCGACGCGTCGGGCGCTCGGCCTGGCGCTGCTGTTCGGCGCCGCCGGGGCCGCCGTCGTCCTGATCTCGGCGGGGCAGACCTGGGGCGAGGGCGACGCCCAGGGCGGCGGCGCCGAACTGCCGGTGACGGCGAGCGGCAGCGCGGTCTCAGGACTGCCCAGCGCGCTGGCGCTGGTCGGTCTCGCCGCGCTGGTCGCGGTGTTCGCGGTGCGCGGAACGGGCCGGGTGGTCGTCGCCTCCGCGTTGGCGCTCAGCGGCGCTGGTTCGATCGGCGCCGCGCTGCTCGGCGCCGGCGACACCAAGGCGCTGGACGGCGTGGCGGTGGAGACCATCGGCATCACCGATGTCGCGGTCACCTCCGTGAGCCACACCGGTTGGCCCTGGCTCTCCGCGCTGGGCGGGCTGCTGCTGCTGTGCGCCGGGCTGTTGGCGCTGAGCTACGGACGCCACTGGCCGGCGATGTCCAGCAGGTACGAGCGCGCTGGCCGGTACGAGCGGGGCGGCCGGTACGACCGGGGCGGGCGCGACGCCGGCGACCAGGACCGCCCCGAGGACATCTGGCGGGCCCTGGACCGGGGCGAGGACCCCACCTAG
- the trpB gene encoding tryptophan synthase subunit beta has translation MPAEYFHPDPDSGVPDARGYFGAFGGTFVPEALRSAMDEVAAEYEKARNDPAFLAELDDLMVNYAGRPSPLTEVPRFAEQAGGARVFLKREDLNHTGSHKINNVLGQALLTRRMGKTRVIAETGAGQHGVATATACALFGLRCTIYMGEVDTERQALNVARMRMLGAEVIAVSSGSRTLKDAINEAFRNWVATVETTHYLFGTAAGPHPFPALVRDFHRVIGVEARRQITERVGRLPDAVVACVGGGSNAIGLFHAFIPDAGVRLVGCEAAGHGVESGEHAATLTAGEPGVLHGSRSYVLQDDEGQITEPYSISAGLDYPGIGPEHSYLKDSGRGEYRPVTDAQAMEALRLLSRTEGIIPAIESAHALAGALELGRELGPEAVLVVNLSGRGDKDMDTAARYFGLYDGEENDR, from the coding sequence ATGCCAGCTGAGTACTTCCATCCCGACCCCGACAGTGGGGTGCCCGACGCGCGGGGCTACTTCGGCGCCTTCGGCGGCACCTTCGTCCCCGAGGCCCTGAGGTCGGCCATGGACGAGGTCGCCGCCGAGTACGAGAAGGCGAGGAACGACCCCGCCTTCCTCGCCGAGCTGGACGACCTGATGGTCAACTACGCGGGCCGCCCGAGCCCGTTGACCGAGGTGCCCAGGTTCGCCGAACAGGCCGGCGGCGCCCGGGTGTTCCTCAAGCGTGAGGACCTCAACCACACCGGCTCGCACAAGATCAACAACGTGTTGGGGCAGGCGCTGCTCACCCGCAGGATGGGCAAGACCCGGGTGATCGCCGAGACCGGCGCGGGCCAGCACGGCGTGGCCACGGCCACCGCCTGCGCCCTCTTCGGGCTGCGCTGCACCATCTACATGGGCGAGGTCGACACCGAGCGGCAGGCCCTGAACGTCGCCAGGATGCGGATGCTGGGCGCCGAGGTGATCGCGGTCTCCTCGGGCAGCCGCACCCTGAAGGACGCCATCAACGAGGCGTTCCGCAACTGGGTCGCCACCGTCGAGACGACCCACTACCTCTTCGGCACGGCCGCCGGACCGCACCCGTTCCCCGCCCTGGTGCGGGACTTCCACCGGGTCATCGGGGTGGAGGCCAGGCGGCAGATCACCGAGCGCGTCGGGCGGCTGCCGGACGCGGTGGTCGCCTGTGTGGGCGGCGGCTCCAACGCGATCGGCCTCTTCCACGCCTTCATCCCGGACGCCGGGGTCCGCCTGGTCGGCTGCGAGGCGGCCGGGCACGGCGTCGAGTCGGGCGAGCACGCGGCGACGCTGACCGCCGGCGAACCCGGTGTGCTGCACGGCTCGCGCTCCTATGTGCTCCAGGACGACGAGGGGCAGATCACCGAGCCGTACTCGATCTCGGCCGGCCTCGACTACCCGGGGATCGGCCCCGAGCACTCCTACCTCAAGGACAGCGGACGCGGCGAGTACCGGCCCGTCACGGACGCCCAGGCCATGGAGGCGCTGCGGCTGCTGTCCCGCACCGAGGGCATCATTCCGGCCATCGAGAGCGCCCACGCGCTCGCCGGCGCCCTCGAACTCGGGCGGGAGCTGGGCCCCGAGGCCGTGCTGGTGGTCAACCTCTCCGGGCGCGGCGACAAGGACATGGACACCGCCGCCCGCTACTTCGGGCTCTACGACGGCGAGGAGAACGACCGGTGA
- the trpM gene encoding tryptophan biosynthesis modulator TrpM, with amino-acid sequence MTPGHPYGTPRRGAPPPAGGIAARGARGARPRGCRAPARRVLGRRVRYHIGAEPGQVRGRRWPAGSRSGAFRQG; translated from the coding sequence ATGACCCCCGGACACCCGTACGGCACGCCGAGGCGCGGCGCTCCGCCGCCCGCCGGCGGGATCGCGGCGCGCGGCGCCCGGGGCGCCCGCCCGCGCGGCTGCCGCGCCCCGGCCCGCCGGGTGTTGGGGCGTCGGGTGCGGTACCACATCGGTGCCGAGCCGGGGCAGGTGCGAGGCCGCCGATGGCCGGCCGGTTCGAGGTCAGGGGCGTTCCGCCAGGGCTGA
- a CDS encoding class I SAM-dependent methyltransferase has translation MTTATTTAWSTDLYTLALRAGRGPLFLRAANGDRLRLDVERWCQRPDAADRTVLERCVGSVLDIGCGPGRMVAALARRASPALGIDTARAAVQRTRARGGAALLRSVFDALPDEGGWDSVLLMDGNVGIGGDPLALLHRVGQLITPGGLLLVEAAQSEVDERFDAWLDDDQGGTSPAFPWARVGVDALRGQAEAAGWTTVARWSTHARPFLALRRDGLAGPALAAPPTARASG, from the coding sequence ATGACCACCGCCACCACCACGGCCTGGTCGACCGACCTCTACACGCTGGCCCTGCGGGCCGGCCGGGGCCCGCTCTTCCTGCGCGCCGCCAACGGGGACCGGCTCCGCCTCGACGTCGAACGCTGGTGCCAGCGGCCCGACGCCGCCGACCGCACGGTGCTGGAGCGCTGCGTGGGCAGCGTGCTGGACATCGGCTGCGGACCGGGCCGGATGGTCGCGGCGCTGGCCAGACGGGCCAGCCCGGCCCTGGGCATCGACACCGCGCGCGCCGCCGTGCAGCGCACCAGGGCCAGGGGCGGCGCCGCGCTGCTGCGTTCGGTCTTCGACGCGCTGCCCGACGAGGGCGGCTGGGACAGCGTGCTGCTGATGGACGGCAACGTCGGCATCGGTGGCGATCCGCTGGCGCTGCTCCACCGCGTCGGCCAGCTGATCACCCCCGGCGGCCTGCTGCTGGTGGAGGCGGCGCAGTCCGAGGTGGACGAGCGGTTCGACGCCTGGCTCGACGACGACCAGGGGGGCACCAGCCCGGCGTTCCCCTGGGCCAGGGTCGGCGTCGACGCGCTCCGCGGCCAGGCCGAGGCCGCCGGCTGGACCACGGTCGCCCGCTGGTCCACCCACGCCCGCCCGTTCCTGGCGCTCCGCCGCGACGGCCTCGCCGGCCCGGCCCTCGCGGCGCCCCCCACCGCGCGGGCATCGGGCTGA
- a CDS encoding molybdopterin-dependent oxidoreductase → MKVARWPRFRGRLHDARTATAVGRLLGVGVLVCFATGLVSHGLQTPPGWLEPRLPTRPVWGYRVSQGLHVATGIALVPLLLAKLWAVYPRLWVRPPVRSLPHALDRLSVAVLVSVGLLEVLIGLVNITQWYPWPFSFKPVHFALAWVLVGSVVLHVAVRLPLVARHWRRDPADPELADRRSLLLGVAAGVGAVTVVTAGQTFPPLRPFVLLAPRDPDRGTQGLPINRTARAAGVDRAELTSERWRLRVVGPLEYTLSLAELGALRQHTERLPIACVEGWSASAEWTGVRLRDLLELAGAPARTALRVRSAQTTGGYRVMEMPGQYTADPLTLLALRLNGEVLSLDHGFPARIITPNRPGVWQTKWVETIEVTE, encoded by the coding sequence GTGAAGGTCGCCCGGTGGCCGCGCTTCCGTGGGCGGCTGCACGACGCGCGGACGGCGACCGCGGTGGGGCGGCTGCTGGGGGTGGGCGTGCTGGTCTGCTTCGCCACCGGGCTGGTCAGCCATGGGCTCCAGACGCCGCCCGGCTGGCTGGAGCCGCGTCTGCCGACCCGCCCCGTGTGGGGCTACCGGGTGAGCCAGGGACTCCATGTGGCCACCGGGATCGCGCTGGTCCCGCTGCTGTTGGCGAAGCTGTGGGCGGTCTATCCCCGGCTCTGGGTCCGGCCGCCGGTGCGTTCGCTGCCGCACGCGCTGGACCGGCTCTCGGTGGCCGTGCTGGTGTCGGTCGGGCTGCTTGAGGTGCTGATCGGGCTGGTCAACATCACCCAGTGGTATCCGTGGCCGTTCTCCTTCAAGCCGGTGCACTTCGCGCTGGCCTGGGTGCTGGTCGGCTCGGTGGTGCTGCATGTGGCGGTGCGCCTGCCGCTGGTCGCGCGGCACTGGCGGCGCGATCCGGCCGATCCCGAGCTGGCCGACCGCAGGTCGCTGCTGCTCGGCGTGGCGGCCGGGGTGGGGGCGGTGACGGTGGTGACGGCGGGGCAGACGTTCCCGCCGTTGCGCCCGTTCGTCCTGTTGGCGCCGCGCGATCCCGACCGGGGGACGCAGGGGCTGCCGATCAACCGGACGGCGAGGGCGGCGGGCGTCGACCGTGCCGAGCTGACGTCCGAGCGATGGCGGCTGCGGGTGGTGGGCCCGCTGGAGTACACCCTCTCGCTGGCCGAACTGGGCGCGCTGCGGCAGCACACGGAGCGGCTGCCCATCGCCTGTGTGGAGGGCTGGAGCGCCTCGGCCGAGTGGACGGGGGTGCGGCTGCGGGATCTGCTGGAGCTGGCCGGCGCGCCGGCGCGGACGGCGCTGCGGGTGCGGTCGGCGCAGACCACGGGCGGCTACCGGGTGATGGAGATGCCGGGCCAGTACACGGCCGATCCGCTGACGCTGCTGGCGCTGCGCCTCAACGGGGAGGTGCTGAGCCTGGACCATGGCTTCCCGGCCCGGATCATCACGCCCAACCGGCCGGGGGTGTGGCAGACGAAGTGGGTCGAGACCATCGAAGTGACGGAGTGA
- a CDS encoding NAD-dependent epimerase/dehydratase family protein, protein MRVLVTGGAGFIGSHIVQALLSAGHEPTVLDIRPPEAAGAAGVPAEVPWIRADVRDAQALAGVLPGAQAVCHQAAMVGLGKDFADAPEYVSVNDLGTARLLAAMAQAGVRDLVLAGSMVVYGEGRYDCARHGQVRPGPRRVAELDAGHFEPPCPECGAPLLPGLVDEEDPVDPRSVYAATKLAQENLAAAWARDVGGRAISLRYHNVYGDRMPRDTPYAGVAAFFRSALEAGRPPRVFEDGAQRRDFVHVTDVARANVAALGALADRPAGGARAYNVGSGQPHTVGEMATALAEARGGPAPVVTGEYRRGDVRHITASSARLQKELDCFPRVAFADGVRSFATAPLRSP, encoded by the coding sequence ATGCGCGTATTGGTCACGGGAGGAGCCGGTTTCATTGGCTCCCATATCGTTCAAGCCCTGTTGTCCGCCGGCCATGAGCCGACGGTTCTCGACATCCGGCCGCCGGAGGCCGCGGGCGCGGCCGGCGTGCCGGCCGAAGTGCCCTGGATCCGCGCCGACGTGCGGGACGCCCAGGCCCTGGCCGGTGTCCTGCCGGGAGCCCAGGCCGTCTGCCACCAGGCCGCGATGGTCGGCCTGGGCAAGGACTTCGCCGACGCACCCGAGTATGTCTCGGTCAACGACCTGGGCACCGCCCGCCTGTTGGCGGCCATGGCCCAGGCCGGGGTGCGCGATCTGGTTCTCGCCGGATCCATGGTGGTCTACGGCGAGGGGCGCTACGACTGCGCCCGGCACGGCCAGGTCCGCCCGGGGCCGCGCCGGGTGGCGGAGTTGGACGCCGGCCACTTCGAACCGCCCTGCCCGGAGTGCGGGGCGCCGCTCCTGCCCGGGCTGGTCGACGAGGAGGATCCGGTCGATCCCCGGAGCGTCTACGCCGCCACCAAGCTGGCCCAGGAGAACCTGGCCGCCGCCTGGGCCAGGGATGTCGGAGGGCGGGCGATCAGCCTGCGCTACCACAACGTCTACGGCGACCGGATGCCCCGGGACACGCCCTACGCCGGCGTGGCGGCGTTCTTCCGCTCGGCGCTGGAGGCCGGCCGCCCGCCCAGGGTCTTCGAAGACGGCGCGCAGCGGCGGGACTTCGTCCATGTGACGGATGTGGCCCGCGCCAATGTCGCGGCGCTCGGCGCGCTGGCCGACCGCCCCGCCGGCGGGGCGCGGGCCTACAACGTCGGCAGCGGACAGCCGCACACGGTGGGCGAGATGGCCACCGCGCTGGCCGAGGCGCGCGGCGGCCCGGCCCCCGTGGTCACCGGCGAGTACCGACGCGGCGACGTTCGCCATATCACCGCCTCATCGGCTCGGCTCCAGAAGGAGCTGGACTGTTTCCCGCGCGTCGCCTTCGCCGACGGGGTGCGGAGCTTCGCCACCGCCCCCCTGCGTTCCCCCTGA
- a CDS encoding DsbA family protein encodes MSARNREGQRSARERLREERERERAGERRLRVLKIVGVTAVVLAIAAGVGVLAAGGGQDDDSAGPAADPVRVGEASAPAVLTVFEDFRCPACQHFESTFRETINELTEAGQLRVDYHLVTIIDGNMRGSGSRNAANAAACARDQGAFPEYHDLLFDNQPPETDDAFADKSLLIDLARGIEALDNETFQACVQDGTHDDWVSRANADFLNGDHVATPTVLLNNERLGQDGAGLTPDHLRERVAELAG; translated from the coding sequence GTGAGTGCACGGAATCGAGAGGGACAGCGCAGCGCCAGGGAGCGGCTGCGGGAAGAACGCGAGCGGGAGCGCGCCGGTGAGCGGAGGTTGCGCGTCCTCAAGATCGTCGGGGTCACCGCCGTGGTGCTGGCGATCGCCGCCGGCGTCGGCGTCCTGGCCGCCGGCGGAGGGCAGGACGACGACAGCGCGGGCCCCGCGGCCGACCCCGTCCGGGTGGGCGAGGCGTCCGCTCCGGCGGTGCTGACGGTCTTCGAGGACTTCCGCTGTCCGGCCTGTCAACACTTCGAGTCCACGTTCCGGGAGACGATCAACGAGCTGACGGAGGCGGGGCAGCTGCGCGTCGACTACCACCTGGTCACCATCATCGACGGCAACATGCGCGGCAGCGGCTCGAGGAACGCCGCCAACGCCGCCGCCTGCGCCCGCGACCAGGGCGCCTTCCCCGAATACCACGACCTGCTCTTCGACAACCAGCCGCCCGAGACCGACGACGCCTTCGCCGACAAGTCCCTGCTGATCGATCTGGCGCGGGGGATCGAGGCCCTGGACAACGAGACCTTCCAGGCGTGCGTCCAGGACGGCACCCACGACGACTGGGTCTCCCGCGCCAACGCGGACTTCCTCAACGGCGACCACGTCGCCACGCCCACCGTGTTGCTCAACAACGAGCGGCTGGGCCAGGACGGCGCCGGGCTGACCCCCGACCACCTGCGCGAACGCGTGGCCGAGTTGGCCGGCTGA
- the trpC gene encoding indole-3-glycerol phosphate synthase TrpC — MSVLDEIIDGVRADLAERQAHVTLDELKERAASAPPAKDGVAALKGDSVTVICEVKRSSPSKGALAAIADPAALAADYEAGGAAAISVLTEQRRFGGSLADLAEVRARVDIPVLRKDFVVTAYQLWEARAHGADLILLIVAALEQPALVSLVERAESIGLTPLVEVHDEDEVERAVDAGARIIGVNARNLKTLEVDRSTFERVAPEIPGGIVRIAESGVRGPHDLIAYANEGADAVLVGESLVTGKDPRAAVADLVAAGAHPALRQGR, encoded by the coding sequence GTGAGTGTGCTCGACGAGATCATCGACGGAGTCCGAGCCGACCTCGCCGAGCGGCAGGCACATGTCACCCTCGACGAGCTGAAGGAACGCGCCGCCTCGGCCCCACCGGCCAAGGACGGTGTCGCGGCGCTCAAGGGCGACAGTGTCACGGTGATCTGCGAGGTCAAGCGCTCCAGTCCGTCCAAGGGCGCGCTCGCCGCGATCGCCGATCCGGCCGCGCTGGCCGCCGACTACGAGGCCGGCGGCGCGGCGGCGATCTCCGTCCTCACCGAGCAGCGCCGGTTCGGCGGCTCGCTCGCCGACCTCGCCGAGGTCCGCGCCCGGGTGGACATCCCGGTGCTGCGCAAGGACTTCGTGGTCACCGCCTACCAGCTGTGGGAGGCCCGCGCGCACGGCGCCGACCTGATCCTGCTGATCGTCGCCGCGCTGGAGCAGCCGGCGCTGGTCTCGCTGGTGGAGCGCGCCGAGTCCATCGGCCTCACCCCGCTGGTCGAGGTGCACGACGAGGACGAGGTGGAGCGCGCCGTGGACGCGGGCGCCCGGATCATCGGGGTGAACGCGCGGAACCTGAAGACCCTGGAGGTGGACCGCTCCACCTTCGAGCGGGTGGCCCCCGAGATCCCCGGCGGCATCGTCCGGATCGCGGAGTCCGGGGTGCGGGGCCCGCACGATCTGATCGCCTATGCCAACGAGGGCGCCGACGCCGTGCTGGTCGGCGAGTCCCTGGTCACCGGCAAGGACCCGCGCGCCGCCGTCGCCGACCTGGTCGCCGCCGGCGCCCACCCGGCGCTGCGGCAGGGGCGCTGA
- a CDS encoding DUF1266 domain-containing protein, giving the protein MANEGTSADLPWQPPTSVEQQLYDAGLNSDWTRYFEVLAGTDLFLPMSRELADAVPGRLRFSPFHHPDVKGPCLPVYTRGMLPPPVADQIFERCELADLAKGWPRPARWLAVNPGTPVETFLPADPRKWKRRARNGSAESPLKTLWTGHRTGPMAHGLACGALLMVNNGAIWNHLGWQSGGYSEEKELLRAWWSVTGRGQWLEILERLLKGELISPAWEFVLRVRQAMIQEYGAVPDPVGWREAAERVLLSRTAEVVDRTGKPPEFDLDADIALAHQLIGQVLRYEARFRADGLMAADECVRSVLAWDFGRASCMARWGLGARLGELAETERAVLHASEGARQVYQSWGDYATGYILGRCLHFDSEEFGDWYTEMVTVFRILTTDPESPWLSVPWEHPAVDLTER; this is encoded by the coding sequence ATGGCGAACGAGGGGACCTCGGCCGATCTGCCGTGGCAGCCGCCCACGAGCGTGGAGCAACAGCTCTATGACGCGGGGCTGAACAGCGACTGGACGCGTTACTTCGAGGTGCTGGCCGGCACGGATCTCTTCCTGCCGATGTCCAGGGAGTTGGCGGACGCGGTGCCGGGCCGGCTGCGGTTCAGCCCGTTCCACCACCCGGACGTCAAGGGCCCCTGCCTGCCGGTGTACACGCGGGGCATGCTGCCCCCGCCGGTGGCCGACCAGATCTTCGAGCGCTGCGAGCTGGCCGATCTCGCCAAGGGCTGGCCGCGCCCCGCCCGTTGGCTCGCCGTCAACCCGGGCACGCCGGTGGAGACGTTCCTCCCGGCCGATCCCCGCAAGTGGAAGCGGCGGGCGAGGAACGGCTCGGCCGAGAGCCCGTTGAAGACGCTCTGGACGGGCCACCGCACGGGGCCGATGGCGCACGGCCTGGCCTGTGGCGCCCTGCTGATGGTCAACAACGGCGCCATCTGGAACCACCTGGGCTGGCAGTCCGGCGGCTACTCGGAGGAGAAGGAGCTGCTGCGGGCCTGGTGGAGCGTCACCGGCAGGGGCCAGTGGCTGGAGATCCTGGAGCGCCTGCTGAAGGGCGAACTGATATCCCCCGCCTGGGAGTTCGTGCTCCGGGTGCGGCAGGCGATGATCCAGGAGTACGGCGCGGTGCCCGATCCGGTCGGCTGGCGGGAGGCCGCCGAGCGGGTGCTCCTCTCCCGCACCGCCGAGGTGGTGGACCGCACGGGCAAGCCCCCCGAGTTCGATCTGGACGCCGATATCGCGCTGGCCCACCAGCTGATCGGCCAGGTGCTGCGCTATGAGGCGCGCTTCCGCGCGGACGGCCTGATGGCGGCGGACGAATGCGTCCGCTCCGTCCTCGCCTGGGACTTCGGCCGCGCCTCCTGCATGGCGCGCTGGGGTCTCGGCGCCCGGCTCGGCGAGCTGGCCGAGACGGAGCGCGCGGTGCTGCACGCCAGCGAGGGCGCCCGGCAGGTGTACCAGTCCTGGGGGGACTACGCGACGGGCTACATCCTGGGCCGCTGTCTGCACTTCGACAGCGAGGAGTTCGGCGACTGGTACACGGAGATGGTCACGGTCTTCCGGATCCTCACCACCGATCCGGAGAGCCCCTGGCTGAGCGTTCCCTGGGAACACCCCGCGGTGGATCTCACGGAACGCTGA
- the trpA gene encoding tryptophan synthase subunit alpha codes for MSGNLKLLEAALAGARAEGRAALLGYYPAGFPSVDAGIRAAVAMVEGGCDIIEIGLPHSDPVLDGPVIQTADDIALRGGVRIADVLRTVRELHAATGVPVLVMTYWNPVDRYGPERFAAELAEAGGAGCILPDLPVEESDGWCEAAEQHGLATVFVVAPSSADARLATITAAGSGFVYAASLMGVTGGRAAVSQGAAGLVARTRETTRLPVCVGLGVSNGTQAAEVAGFADGVIVGSAFVQAVLDRLADEPAAVEQLRALAGELAAGVRAGR; via the coding sequence GTGAGCGGCAATCTGAAGCTGCTGGAGGCGGCGTTGGCGGGGGCGCGCGCCGAGGGGCGCGCGGCGTTGCTCGGCTACTACCCGGCCGGCTTCCCCAGCGTGGACGCGGGCATCCGCGCCGCGGTGGCCATGGTCGAGGGCGGCTGCGACATCATCGAGATCGGACTGCCGCACAGCGACCCGGTGTTGGACGGCCCGGTCATCCAGACCGCCGACGACATCGCGCTGCGCGGCGGGGTGCGGATCGCCGACGTGCTGCGCACGGTGCGCGAACTGCACGCGGCGACCGGCGTGCCGGTGCTGGTGATGACCTACTGGAACCCGGTGGACCGCTACGGTCCCGAGCGGTTCGCCGCCGAACTCGCCGAGGCGGGCGGGGCCGGCTGCATCCTGCCCGACCTGCCGGTCGAGGAGTCCGACGGCTGGTGCGAGGCCGCCGAACAGCACGGTCTCGCCACGGTGTTCGTGGTCGCGCCCAGCAGCGCCGACGCGCGGCTGGCCACCATCACGGCGGCCGGCAGCGGCTTCGTCTACGCGGCCTCGCTGATGGGGGTCACCGGCGGGCGGGCCGCCGTCAGCCAGGGCGCGGCCGGTCTGGTGGCGCGCACCAGGGAGACCACCAGGCTGCCGGTCTGCGTCGGCCTCGGCGTCTCCAACGGCACCCAGGCGGCCGAGGTCGCGGGCTTCGCCGACGGGGTGATCGTCGGCTCCGCCTTTGTCCAGGCGGTGCTCGACCGGCTGGCGGACGAACCGGCCGCCGTCGAACAACTGCGCGCGTTGGCGGGCGAGTTGGCCGCCGGGGTGCGGGCCGGACGGTGA